Within Cryptomeria japonica unplaced genomic scaffold, Sugi_1.0 HiC_scaffold_405, whole genome shotgun sequence, the genomic segment TTCTTACATCTAAGTTATATAATAATTACTTCTATATCCAGAGGATGGATTCTTACATCAGAAATATATAATATTCGTTTCCATATAATAAAGATGCTCCTTGCATCATCTCATAATCGTCCAAATCCTCTTCGTTTCTCTATACCATGGATGAAGATATTTCTAGATTGATGGGTAGATTAGGAGTCTTCGTGGACTCTATACCACGGATGAATATTCTTCGGAGGAAGATGACAATGGTACTTCACGCGGTGGGGAGGAGTTGAAAGGTAATGGAGGATTGCTTACATCATCACCGTTTCCTTCCAGCATTTGTACCACCCTGCTCATTGATGGTCGGTCATTGGAATTGTATTGAATACACCAAAGTCCTACTTTCGTCATTCTCCTCACCTTCTCTTCATCTTCCACTTCCATGTCGCATCGACCTTTTTCTCTCAACCTCTTTTCCAACTCCCCACTTTCTATCAATTTGAACGCCCATTCCGGAAAATAAAGTTGACTCGAATGGCTCACCTGCAACTCAATGTTCTTCCTCCTTCCCGCTATCTCCATTAATAGCATTCCAAAACTGTAAACATCTGATTTGTCTGTTACACCTCCCAAATTTATATTCCACACCTCTGGCGCAACATATCCTGGCGTCCCTCTGGTTGCCGTAATTGATACGTGGTCGTCTCCCTTCCCATACAGTTTAGCGAGACCAAAATCAGCTACTTTGGGCGTGAAATCTGCATCCAGTAAAATATTGTGAGGCTTAATGTCAAAATGAATGATGCGCCTGTTACAATCTTGGTGCAAATACGCAATTCCGCGCGCAGCGCCCAAAGCAATTGAATACAATTGCTCCCAACTGAGCTTCTGTTCTTGTTCTTTTCCTTGAAATAGAAACTTCTCTAGGGATCCATTGGCCATGTACTCATATACAAGTGGGCTTCTGAAACCTTCAAAACAATAACCCATGAGGCGAACCAAGTGAACGTGATGAATGGTTCCCAGAGTTGCAACCTCATTCATGAACTGGCTCTCACTCTGTCTCGACTGATCCAAAAGTTTTACAGCCACAAAAAAACCGCTCGGGAGCTTTCCTTTATAAACCATGCCGAATCCTCCTTCCCCAAGTTTATCTGAAAAGTCGTTAGTGATCTTCTTTAGCTGAGAGAATGAATATCTGGTCGGCATTTCATGAATATAACTTTGGAGAAAATTCTCCACTTTCCCAATAGACCCTGAATTCATCGGTTCGCTTGCAACACAACTTTGGATCCATCTAAAGTAGGATGACCTCTTTCGATAAACAACAATAAGAAATAGTGCTACTATCACTATGAAAGCACTTGCCCCAATGGCTATTCCTGGAATTCATGTGTAGTATCATAGATTAGTGACTCCACCATACAAGAAAATTAGAAGAATGTTTAAAACTCACACAAAAAGGTTCCTTAGTATTTACCTGTTATATCTCTGCCTTTTTTAGTTCTGACTGTTATAGCTCGATAAATTGATCTCTCGACTGTTTAAATTTGGTAAATGCTAATCAGATgcgaatataattttttttgaactaAACTGAGATAATCCAATTTCGTATTTTATATTTTCGAATTGCAAGGCAATTAAACTTAATGGGTGCTTAGAAGAAAATATAGAGAGATCTGAACCAAATTATACCTGATGAACATGTGGTTTGATGGGGTGCATCCTCGCAAAAGCAAAGGAACTGGTTTAAATCGGAAATATTAAACCCACACAGACCACCGCTTGAAACGCAACTCTTACATTTCTGGTCTTGTTCCTCTGCAATATTCCAATGGGTTGATGCCTCTTCAACAGTTACCGATTTAAAATAACATCCTGGAACCTCAAGGCCAGGTAGTAGAGCTACACATTGCAAACCACACACAAGAACTTGTAGACTGATGTTATGTCGTTGGATTTGATCGAAGAGACCCCCGTCTTGGATTGCATCTTCGTTGAGATTATATGAAAATGAACAATTTTGGAAACTCGTGTCCTCAGTAATTGTTGAAGTCTGATTATCTGGAAAAAAGTTTAAGATTGTGTACCTCTGGTTTCCAATTTCGATTACCAAATGTCCCTTATCTTCACAGTCGACTTGTAAGTCTGGCAGACCACATCCACTTTCCCTTAAACCAAAAGGATATGGGATTTTTATACCGCCACATGTTTGATTGCTTTCGCAGTTTGTATAACTGACGTCTGCGCATAGCGAACAAGGGAGTAAAAGGGTATAGAGAATGAAGGCATAAAGGAGATTAAAACGAGACATTGGCTGATGGAGGGGCGATTTTATTGAAGTAAAAAGGGACAGTATTGCAGCTACGGGCATTCCTCGTTTATCAGAGAAGGCGAATCCTGAGGCATCTCATTAGAATGAGATCATGGTAGCATTTGAATGATTCGATTATCTGGTAAAGAAAAGTTACCACTTAAGTGGTCAATACGTTCCGTGACAACATTTCAAACCCCCAAAGTCAGATGATTAAGACATCCACCTAACCAAGAGCGCATACACCCTTGTAATCTGTTTCCTTTTGGTGTTGAAGGGCGCACTTATATGTTAAAGAACTGCGTTTATCAGTTTGAGCTGTAGACTAAATGAAAAGGCATAAGGACAAACTTCAATATAGCACATGATATCAAGCTTAATTTGGTTGGCCGGGTCTATGATATGTGGTGCTTTGTCATTCAGGTTCTTTCTTACTTTTTTTCAAACCCTAGATTCATTATTCTAATTTCAAGTCACTACAGAAACACATTCTGTTAAAAATTTACACAAATTTACATTATCTCAGTTTTTGAGATTTGATTTGTTCTAATATCACTTGATTTATAGTATacctaatttaattaattgaataattgattaataataaaagataaaaaatatagtGATGTTATCTATAATTTCTAAGAAAATGTTAGTAGAATTTATTAGAAAGGAATTTGAGTTATATAAAAATAGACAAGATTTATATTCATGAAAATTATAACATATTCTTAATA encodes:
- the LOC131871381 gene encoding rust resistance kinase Lr10-like; translated protein: MNSGSIGKVENFLQSYIHEMPTRYSFSQLKKITNDFSDKLGEGGFGMVYKGKLPSGFFVAVKLLDQSRQSESQFMNEVATLGTIHHVHLVRLMGYCFEGFRSPLVYEYMANGSLEKFLFQGKEQEQKLSWEQLYSIALGAARGIAYLHQDCNRRIIHFDIKPHNILLDADFTPKVADFGLAKLYGKGDDHVSITATRGTPGYVAPEVWNINLGGVTDKSDVYSFGMLLMEIAGRRKNIELQVSHSSQLYFPEWAFKLIESGELEKRLREKGRCDMEVEDEEKVRRMTKVGLWCIQYNSNDRPSMSRVVQMLEGNGDDVSNPPLPFNSSPPREVPLSSSSEEYSSVV